The proteins below come from a single Synechococcus sp. WH 8101 genomic window:
- the tilS gene encoding tRNA lysidine(34) synthetase TilS: MGWTVWHDRLHRRLLRQPHWLPQGGRLLLALSGGQDSMALLALLRDLQPLHRWQLHLWHGDHGWHAGSSRIAADLQAWCRAEGLDLAVTRAALESHERSEAGARAWRYGALAAEAERLSALHPQSPCRVVITAHTASDRAETLLLQLARGTDLAGLGGQRSQRPLESEGELPLVRPLVDFSRTDTATICQELALPVWQDPSNTDPSYGRNRIRAEVLPVLESLHPGCTERLADLADRMAGLQDSQSELMDLALQGLVGLDADPAPQASRRLPRRPLASQPEPLRRNLLAHWLRRNGAPTVTAACLTELAQAICPGAAAAGRDLPAGWRIHWNARSVQLEQRNGSP; the protein is encoded by the coding sequence ATGGGCTGGACCGTCTGGCACGACCGCCTGCATCGGCGCCTGCTGCGCCAACCGCACTGGTTGCCGCAGGGCGGTCGACTGCTGCTGGCCCTCTCGGGCGGACAGGACTCGATGGCCCTGCTGGCGCTGCTGCGGGACCTGCAGCCCCTGCATCGCTGGCAGCTCCATCTCTGGCATGGCGACCACGGCTGGCATGCGGGATCCAGCCGGATCGCGGCGGACCTGCAGGCCTGGTGCCGTGCGGAGGGTCTGGATCTGGCAGTGACGCGTGCCGCGTTGGAGAGCCATGAGCGCAGCGAAGCCGGTGCCCGCGCCTGGCGGTATGGCGCCCTCGCCGCCGAAGCCGAACGGCTCAGCGCCCTGCACCCCCAGAGCCCATGCCGCGTGGTGATCACCGCCCACACCGCCAGCGACCGCGCCGAAACCCTGCTGCTGCAGCTGGCACGGGGAACGGACTTGGCCGGACTCGGTGGTCAGCGCAGCCAGCGCCCCCTGGAGAGCGAGGGTGAGCTGCCATTGGTGCGTCCCTTGGTGGATTTCAGCCGAACAGACACCGCCACGATCTGCCAGGAGCTAGCCCTGCCGGTGTGGCAGGACCCCAGCAACACTGACCCCAGCTACGGACGCAACCGCATCCGCGCCGAGGTGCTGCCGGTGCTGGAGAGCCTGCACCCTGGCTGCACGGAGCGCCTGGCGGACCTGGCGGACCGGATGGCCGGGCTTCAGGACAGCCAGAGCGAGCTGATGGATCTGGCCCTGCAGGGTCTTGTGGGCCTGGACGCAGACCCTGCCCCACAGGCCAGCCGACGCCTACCCCGGCGACCTCTGGCCAGCCAACCGGAGCCCCTCCGCCGCAATCTTCTGGCCCACTGGCTGCGCCGCAACGGCGCTCCCACCGTGACCGCAGCGTGCCTGACCGAGCTGGCCCAGGCCATATGCCCGGGCGCCGCGGCAGCCGGCCGCGACCTGCCGGCCGGTTGGCGGATTCACTGGAATGCTCGCTCGGTACAACTGGAGCAGCGCAACGGCTCGCCATGA